From a region of the Mycobacterium intracellulare ATCC 13950 genome:
- a CDS encoding SDR family oxidoreductase, whose protein sequence is MPRFEPLPERRPAIVAGASSGIGEAAAIDLAAHGFPVALGARRVEKLDDIVGKINADGGEAVGFHLDVTDPNSVKSFVAQSVDALGDIEVLVAGAGDTYFGKLAEITTDEFESQLQIHLVGANRLAAAVLPGMLERQRGDLIFVGSDVALRQRPHMGAYGAAKAALVAMVTNFQMELEGTGVRASIVHPGPTKTSMGWSLPAEKIGPALEDWAKWGQARHDYFLRASDLARAITFVAETPRGGFVANMELQPEAPLADNKDRQKLALGEEGMPGQ, encoded by the coding sequence ATGCCCCGCTTTGAGCCCCTGCCCGAACGCCGGCCCGCCATCGTGGCCGGCGCGTCCTCCGGCATCGGGGAGGCCGCCGCCATCGACCTCGCGGCGCACGGCTTCCCGGTCGCCCTGGGCGCACGCCGGGTCGAGAAGCTCGACGACATCGTCGGCAAGATCAACGCCGACGGCGGCGAGGCGGTCGGGTTTCACCTCGATGTGACCGATCCAAATTCGGTGAAATCCTTTGTGGCCCAGTCGGTCGACGCGCTCGGCGACATCGAGGTGCTGGTGGCCGGGGCGGGCGACACGTACTTCGGCAAGCTCGCCGAGATCACCACCGACGAATTCGAGTCCCAGCTGCAGATCCACCTCGTCGGCGCCAACCGGCTGGCCGCCGCGGTGCTGCCGGGCATGCTGGAGCGCCAGCGGGGCGACCTGATCTTCGTCGGTTCCGATGTCGCCCTGCGCCAGCGGCCGCACATGGGGGCCTACGGCGCGGCCAAGGCCGCGCTCGTGGCGATGGTCACCAACTTCCAGATGGAGCTCGAGGGCACGGGCGTGCGGGCCTCGATCGTGCATCCCGGCCCGACGAAGACGTCGATGGGGTGGAGCCTGCCCGCCGAGAAGATCGGTCCCGCACTGGAAGATTGGGCCAAGTGGGGGCAGGCCCGCCACGACTACTTCCTGCGGGCGTCCGATCTCGCGCGGGCGATTACGTTCGTCGCGGAGACGCCGCGGGGCGGCTTCGTCGCCAACATGGAGCTCCAGCCCGAGGCGCCGTTAGCAGACAACAAAGATCGCCAGAAGCTCGCACTCGGCGAAGAGGGGATGCCAGGACAATGA
- a CDS encoding cytochrome P450 has protein sequence MTTAIVPRVSGGEEEHGHLEEFRTDPIGLMKRVRDECGDVGWFQLAGKHVILLSGAGANEFFFRSADEDLDQAEAYPFMTPIFGKGVVFDASPERRKEMLHNSALRGEQMKGHASTIEGEVKKMIADWGDEGEIELLDFFAELTIYTSTACLIGLKFREQLDHRFAEYYHELERGTDPLCYVDPYLPIDSFRRRDEARVKLVAVVQEIMDQRLANPPKDKADRDMLDVLVSIKDEDGNLRFSADEVTGMFISLMFAGHHTSSGTSAWTLIELIRHPEVYAEVLAELEELYADGQEVSFHALRSIPKLDNVVKETLRLHPPLIILMRVAKGEFEVEGFPIHNGDYVAASPAISNRIPEDFPDPDAFRPDRYNKPEQADIVNRWTWIPFGAGRHRCVGAAFAQMQIKAIFSVLLREYDFEMAQPADSYHNDHSKMVVQLARPAKVRYRKRNA, from the coding sequence ATGACCACCGCGATCGTGCCCCGGGTTTCCGGCGGTGAAGAGGAGCACGGCCACCTCGAGGAATTCCGCACCGACCCAATCGGTTTGATGAAACGCGTCCGTGACGAGTGCGGCGACGTCGGCTGGTTCCAGCTGGCCGGAAAGCACGTCATCCTGTTGTCGGGCGCGGGCGCCAACGAGTTCTTCTTCCGCTCCGCCGACGAAGACCTGGATCAGGCCGAGGCCTACCCCTTCATGACGCCGATCTTCGGTAAGGGCGTGGTGTTCGACGCCAGCCCCGAGCGGCGCAAGGAGATGCTGCACAACTCGGCGCTGCGCGGCGAGCAGATGAAGGGCCACGCCAGCACCATCGAGGGCGAAGTCAAGAAGATGATCGCCGACTGGGGCGACGAGGGCGAGATCGAGCTCCTCGACTTCTTCGCCGAGCTGACGATCTACACCTCGACGGCCTGCCTGATCGGTTTGAAGTTCCGCGAGCAGCTCGACCACCGGTTCGCCGAGTACTACCACGAGCTGGAACGCGGCACCGACCCGCTGTGCTACGTCGATCCGTACCTGCCGATCGACAGCTTCCGGCGCCGCGACGAGGCCCGCGTCAAACTCGTTGCGGTGGTTCAGGAGATCATGGACCAGCGGCTGGCCAACCCGCCGAAGGACAAGGCCGATCGCGACATGCTCGACGTGCTGGTGTCGATCAAGGACGAGGACGGCAATCTGCGGTTCTCCGCCGACGAGGTCACCGGCATGTTCATCTCGCTGATGTTCGCCGGGCACCACACGAGTTCGGGGACCTCGGCCTGGACGTTGATCGAGCTGATCCGCCATCCCGAGGTGTACGCCGAGGTGCTGGCCGAGCTCGAGGAGCTCTACGCCGACGGCCAGGAGGTGAGTTTCCATGCGCTGCGCTCGATTCCGAAGCTGGACAACGTGGTCAAGGAGACGCTGCGGCTGCACCCACCGCTGATCATCCTGATGCGGGTGGCCAAGGGCGAGTTCGAGGTCGAGGGCTTCCCGATACACAACGGCGACTACGTCGCGGCGTCCCCGGCGATCTCCAACCGGATTCCCGAGGACTTCCCCGACCCCGACGCGTTTCGGCCCGACCGCTACAACAAGCCCGAGCAGGCCGACATCGTCAACCGGTGGACCTGGATTCCGTTCGGTGCGGGTCGCCACCGCTGCGTGGGCGCCGCGTTCGCCCAGATGCAGATCAAGGCGATCTTCTCGGTGCTGTTGCGCGAGTACGACTTCGAGATGGCGCAACCGGCGGACAGCTATCACAACGATCACTCGAAGATGGTCGTGCAGCTCGCCCGGCCGGCCAAGGTCCGCTACCGCAAGCGCAACGCGTAA
- a CDS encoding cytochrome P450: MTVHVGDHELVLDPYDYDFHEDPYPYYKRLRDDAPLYRNEELKFWALSRHQDVLQGFRNSTTLSNKYGVSLDPASRGPHASKTMSFLAMDDPAHLRLRTLVSKGFTPRRIRELEPRVTEIATQHLDTMLAKAENGTVDYVDEFAGKLPMDVISELMGVPEPDRDQVRAWADGVMHRDEGVTDVPPEAVEASLNLIVYYQQMVAERREQLTDDLTSALLEAEIDGDRLTDDEVLGFMFLMVIAGNETTTKLLANAAFWGHKNPDQLTPVYDDLSRVPLWVEETLRYDTSSQILARTVSGELTLYDTTIPDGDVLLLLPGSGHRDERVFDHPDDYVIGREIGPKLLSFGSGAHFCLGAHLARMEARVALTELFKRIRGYEVDEANAVRVHSSNVRGFAHLPMSVEVR, from the coding sequence ATGACCGTCCACGTTGGCGACCACGAGCTGGTCCTCGATCCGTACGATTACGACTTCCACGAGGATCCGTACCCGTACTACAAGCGTCTTCGCGACGACGCCCCGCTGTATCGCAATGAAGAACTGAAGTTCTGGGCGCTGTCCCGGCACCAAGACGTGCTGCAGGGATTCCGCAACAGCACCACGCTGTCCAACAAGTACGGCGTCTCGCTGGATCCGGCGTCGCGCGGCCCGCACGCCAGTAAGACGATGAGCTTTCTCGCGATGGACGATCCGGCCCACCTGCGGCTGCGCACGCTGGTCTCAAAAGGCTTCACCCCGCGCCGGATTCGCGAACTCGAACCCCGGGTCACCGAGATCGCCACGCAGCACCTCGACACGATGCTGGCCAAGGCGGAGAACGGCACCGTCGACTATGTCGACGAGTTCGCCGGCAAGCTGCCCATGGACGTCATCTCCGAGTTGATGGGTGTGCCCGAGCCGGACCGAGACCAGGTCCGCGCCTGGGCCGACGGGGTGATGCACCGCGACGAGGGCGTCACCGACGTGCCGCCCGAGGCCGTCGAGGCCTCCCTCAACCTCATCGTCTACTACCAACAGATGGTGGCCGAGCGGCGCGAGCAATTGACGGACGATCTGACGTCGGCGCTGCTGGAAGCCGAGATCGACGGCGACCGGCTCACCGACGACGAGGTGCTCGGCTTCATGTTCCTGATGGTGATCGCGGGAAACGAGACCACCACCAAACTGCTTGCCAACGCCGCCTTTTGGGGTCATAAGAACCCCGATCAGCTGACTCCGGTCTACGACGATCTGTCCCGGGTGCCGCTGTGGGTCGAGGAGACCCTGCGCTACGACACCTCCAGCCAGATCCTGGCCCGCACCGTGTCCGGCGAGCTCACCCTCTACGACACCACCATTCCCGACGGCGACGTCCTGTTGCTGTTGCCCGGTTCGGGCCATCGTGACGAGCGGGTCTTCGACCACCCTGACGACTATGTGATCGGGCGCGAAATCGGGCCCAAGCTATTGAGTTTCGGTAGCGGCGCACACTTCTGCCTGGGCGCGCATCTGGCGCGGATGGAAGCCCGGGTGGCGCTCACCGAGTTGTTCAAGCGAATCCGCGGCTATGAAGTGGACGAGGCCAACGCCGTCCGCGTCCACTCCAGCAATGTCCGCGGATTCGCCCACCTACCAATGAGCGTGGAGGTCCGCTGA
- a CDS encoding nuclear transport factor 2-like protein, translating to MASREELEAWVDRWLQANKDCEKAGDWRPLADFYTKDATYGWNIGPKEDVMCVGVDEIRDIALGLEMEGLENWVYEYQKVLIDEKQGEIVGFWKQIVNKADGTQGEIYGIGGSWFRLNDDLLIEWQRDFFDFGHVAYMYGKLIESGDLSEGMQRRIERSIAGEKLPGYYPLGEAPVPIW from the coding sequence GTGGCGTCACGCGAAGAGCTCGAGGCATGGGTCGACCGCTGGCTGCAAGCCAACAAGGACTGCGAAAAGGCCGGTGACTGGCGGCCATTGGCGGACTTCTATACCAAAGACGCGACCTACGGGTGGAACATCGGCCCCAAAGAAGACGTGATGTGCGTCGGCGTCGACGAGATCCGCGACATCGCTTTGGGTTTGGAGATGGAAGGCCTGGAGAACTGGGTGTATGAGTACCAGAAGGTGCTCATCGACGAGAAGCAGGGCGAGATCGTCGGCTTCTGGAAGCAGATCGTCAACAAGGCCGACGGCACCCAGGGCGAGATCTACGGCATCGGCGGCAGCTGGTTCCGGCTCAACGACGACCTGTTGATCGAGTGGCAGCGCGACTTCTTCGACTTCGGACACGTCGCGTACATGTACGGCAAGCTCATCGAGTCCGGCGACCTGAGCGAGGGCATGCAGCGGCGCATCGAACGCAGCATCGCGGGCGAGAAGCTGCCCGGCTACTACCCGCTCGGCGAAGCACCGGTCCCCATCTGGTGA
- a CDS encoding ferredoxin: MGGFRIEADLDLCQGHAMCELEAPDYFQVPKRGKVEILDPEPPEDARDEVERAVEMCPTQALLIKEKED; this comes from the coding sequence ATGGGCGGATTCCGAATCGAAGCCGATCTGGATTTGTGTCAGGGCCACGCCATGTGCGAACTGGAGGCGCCCGACTACTTCCAGGTGCCCAAGCGGGGCAAGGTCGAGATCCTTGACCCCGAGCCCCCCGAAGACGCCCGCGACGAAGTCGAACGCGCGGTCGAGATGTGCCCAACACAAGCACTACTCATCAAAGAGAAAGAAGATTGA
- a CDS encoding TetR/AcrR family transcriptional regulator has protein sequence MSSDALAITSDADRQTGQTPRNRRQEETFRKVLAAGIETLREKSYADLTVRAVAARAKVAPATAYTYFSSKNHLIAEVYLDLVRQVPYFTDVNDPMPSRVEQVLRHLALVVADEPEVSAACTTALLSGGADPAVRAARDRIGVEIHRRITSAMGPNADPTTVSALEMSFFGALVQGGSGEFSYREIADRLAYVVRLILTGAKDTSPETEAGT, from the coding sequence GTGTCCAGCGATGCACTGGCGATCACCTCCGACGCCGACCGTCAGACCGGCCAGACGCCGCGCAACCGGCGTCAAGAGGAGACCTTCCGGAAAGTATTGGCCGCCGGCATCGAAACGTTGCGCGAAAAGTCCTACGCCGACCTGACCGTGCGCGCGGTGGCGGCCCGCGCCAAGGTGGCGCCCGCCACCGCCTACACCTACTTCTCGTCGAAGAATCACCTGATCGCCGAGGTCTACCTGGACCTGGTGCGGCAGGTCCCCTACTTCACCGACGTCAACGACCCGATGCCCAGCAGGGTGGAACAGGTGCTGCGCCATCTGGCCCTGGTGGTCGCCGACGAGCCCGAAGTCAGCGCCGCCTGCACGACGGCCTTGCTCAGCGGCGGGGCGGACCCCGCGGTGCGCGCCGCCCGCGACCGCATCGGCGTGGAGATCCACCGCAGGATCACATCCGCGATGGGCCCCAACGCCGATCCCACGACCGTGTCCGCACTGGAGATGTCCTTTTTCGGCGCGCTGGTCCAGGGCGGCAGTGGCGAATTCAGCTACCGCGAGATCGCCGACCGGCTGGCCTACGTGGTCCGGCTGATCCTGACCGGCGCCAAAGACACCAGCCCAGAGACAGAGGCAGGAACCTAA